A single genomic interval of Shewanella halotolerans harbors:
- a CDS encoding DUF1840 domain-containing protein, which translates to MLVTFKTKHYANITLFGDVAQTFLKILGHSTSVPGAIRAEEVPAALARLQQAVANAPTQPPQTEDDEDEKGPYVSLRQRAQPLIELFESAAKNNDNVMWE; encoded by the coding sequence ATGCTAGTCACCTTTAAAACCAAGCACTATGCCAACATCACCCTGTTTGGCGATGTGGCCCAGACCTTCCTGAAGATACTCGGCCATAGCACCTCGGTGCCGGGGGCGATTCGCGCCGAAGAGGTTCCTGCCGCCCTCGCCCGCCTGCAACAGGCGGTCGCCAATGCACCAACTCAGCCCCCACAAACAGAAGATGACGAAGATGAGAAGGGCCCCTATGTGAGCCTGAGACAAAGGGCGCAGCCCCTCATCGAGTTATTCGAGTCGGCGGCCAAGAATAATGACAACGTGATGTGGGAATAA
- a CDS encoding amidohydrolase, with product MNTLTKVSLAIGLLFSASTLAQTTLIHNLKGYTLERGKLTQFSAIAFSGDKIEKIYQQPPSERQTQSTNVKVIDAKGQTMLPGLIDAHGHVLGWGLNLIRVDLKGSESEQAAVARVQAFRKQNRDLNWVLGRGWNQVLWPEKSFPTAKTLDKVFPDTPVWLRRVDGHAGWANSAAMKLAGISADTQAPSGGEIIRDDKGQPSGVFIDNAMALIEQQIPALTQAEQARVLSAAMADLARLGLTSVHDAGVGHDTLAAYRQLADDKQMPIRIYAMVAADDNQFDQTLAKGPYHHPGSMLDISSVKISADGALGSRGAALLQDYSDLHGHKGLLLYEEDELKALMLKSMQAGFQVNTHAIGDRANKLVLDNYQSLIAKTHTKDLRHRVEHAQILQLSDIPRFAELGVIASMQATHATSDMNMAEDRVGPQRIKGAYAWRKLLDSGAVIAAGSDFPIESANPFFGLHASITRQDHANKPEQGWYPGEKMSLTEALNSFTHDAAYAAHQETMIGELQPGMKADFILLENDPFTMAPQQLWQTQVNQTWVNGKKVFDIKDAQ from the coding sequence ATGAATACCCTAACTAAAGTAAGTCTCGCCATTGGCCTGCTGTTTTCCGCCAGCACTCTGGCGCAAACCACCCTAATCCATAACCTCAAGGGCTACACCCTGGAGCGGGGAAAGCTGACCCAGTTTAGCGCCATCGCCTTTAGTGGCGACAAGATAGAGAAGATCTACCAGCAGCCGCCGAGTGAGCGGCAAACGCAATCCACTAACGTCAAGGTGATCGATGCCAAGGGGCAGACCATGTTACCTGGACTCATCGATGCCCACGGTCACGTGCTCGGCTGGGGGCTAAATCTGATCCGGGTCGATCTCAAGGGTAGCGAGTCTGAACAGGCCGCCGTAGCGAGAGTTCAAGCCTTTAGAAAGCAAAACAGGGATCTTAACTGGGTGCTGGGCCGAGGCTGGAACCAGGTGCTCTGGCCAGAAAAAAGCTTTCCCACGGCCAAGACTCTGGATAAGGTCTTTCCCGACACGCCCGTGTGGTTAAGACGGGTCGATGGCCATGCCGGCTGGGCCAACAGCGCCGCCATGAAGCTAGCGGGCATCAGTGCCGACACCCAGGCCCCAAGCGGCGGTGAGATCATCCGCGACGATAAGGGACAACCCAGCGGCGTGTTTATCGACAATGCCATGGCGCTTATCGAGCAGCAGATCCCAGCATTGACCCAGGCGGAGCAGGCCCGCGTACTAAGTGCGGCCATGGCAGATCTCGCCCGGCTCGGCCTCACCAGTGTGCACGACGCCGGTGTCGGTCACGATACCCTCGCCGCCTACCGCCAGCTGGCAGACGATAAGCAGATGCCGATCCGCATCTACGCCATGGTCGCCGCCGACGATAACCAGTTCGACCAGACCCTGGCCAAGGGCCCCTATCACCATCCCGGTAGCATGCTAGATATCAGCAGCGTGAAGATCTCCGCCGATGGCGCCCTGGGTAGCCGCGGGGCTGCCCTGCTACAGGACTACTCGGATCTGCACGGCCATAAGGGACTGCTGCTCTACGAGGAAGATGAGCTGAAGGCCTTGATGCTGAAGTCTATGCAGGCGGGATTTCAGGTGAATACCCATGCCATCGGCGATCGCGCCAACAAGCTGGTGCTGGATAATTACCAGAGTCTGATCGCCAAGACCCACACCAAGGACCTGAGACACAGGGTGGAGCACGCCCAGATACTGCAGCTGAGCGATATTCCCAGGTTTGCCGAGCTTGGGGTGATCGCCTCCATGCAGGCGACCCACGCCACCAGCGACATGAATATGGCCGAAGACAGGGTCGGCCCGCAGCGGATCAAGGGCGCCTACGCCTGGCGTAAGCTATTGGATAGCGGTGCTGTGATCGCGGCAGGTTCTGATTTTCCCATCGAGTCAGCCAATCCCTTCTTTGGCCTGCACGCCTCTATCACCCGTCAGGATCACGCTAACAAACCCGAGCAGGGCTGGTATCCCGGCGAGAAGATGAGCCTCACCGAGGCCCTAAACAGCTTTACCCATGACGCCGCCTACGCCGCCCATCAGGAAACCATGATAGGCGAACTGCAGCCCGGCATGAAGGCCGACTTCATTCTGCTTGAGAACGACCCCTTCACCATGGCCCCACAGCAGCTATGGCAAACCCAGGTGAACCAGACTTGGGTTAACGGCAAGAAGGTGTTCGACATCAAGGATGCCCAGTAA